A section of the Delphinus delphis chromosome 1, mDelDel1.2, whole genome shotgun sequence genome encodes:
- the DAP3 gene encoding small ribosomal subunit protein mS29 isoform X3: protein MSAGIMLKGMTRLISSVHKLDPGRFLHIGTQAPQCLAAHLDNQVAIESPRAISRTSENDPAKHGEQHEGQHYNISFQDLKTVFSHGLPPRFVMQVKTFNEACLMVRRPALELLHYLKNTNFAHPAVRYVFYGEKGTGKTLSLCHSIHFCAKQDWLILHIPDAHLWVKNCRDLLQSTYNKQRFDQPLEASTWLKNFKTANEHFLSQGITRVRNATDAVGIVLKELKRQSSLGIFRLLVAVDGVNALWGRTTLKREDKSPIAPEELAFIYNLRKMVKNDWQGGAIVLTVSQTGSLFKPRKAYLPQELLGKEGFDALDPFIPILVSNYNPKEFESCIHYYLENNWLQHEKAHTEEGKKELLFLSNRNPGQLERLCAYL from the exons ATGAG tgcaggGATAATGCTGAAAGGAATGACAAGGCTTATCTCCAGCGTCCATAAG TTGGACCCTGGACGTTTTTTGCACATAGGGACCCAGGCACCCCAATGCCTTGCTGCTCACCTGGATAACCAGGTTGCAATTGAGAGTCCCAGAGCTATTTCCCGCACCAGTGAGAATGATCCG GCCAAGCATGGGGAGCAGCATGAGGGTCAGCACTACAACATATCCTTCCAAGATCTGAAGACTGTATTCTCCCATGGCCTGCCTCCTCGCTTTGTAATGCAG GTGAAGACATTCAATGAAGCTTGCCTGATGGTAAGGAGACCAGCCCTAGAGCTTCTGCATTACCTGAAAAACACCAATTTTGCTCATCCAGCTGTACGATACGTTTTCT ATGGCGAGAAGGGAACAGGAAAAACCCTCAGTCTTTGCCATAGTATTCATTTCTGTGCAAAACAGGATTGGCTGATACTGCATATTCCAGATG CTCATCTTTGGGTGAAAAACTGCCGGGATCTTCTGCAGTCCACCTACAACAAACAGCGCTTTGATCAACCTTTAGAGGCTTCAACCTGGCTGAAGAATTTCAAAACTGCAAATGAGCATTTCTTGAGTCAG GGCATAACGCGGGTGAGGAATGCCACAGATGCAGTTGGGATTGTGCTCAAAGAGCTAAAGAGGCAAAGTTCTTTGGGTATTTTTCGCCTCCTGGTGGCAGTGGATGGAGTCAATGCTCTCTGGGGAAGGACCACActgaaaagagaagataaaagcCCG ATTGCCCCAGAAGAACTAGCATTTATTTACAACCTGAGGAAAATGGTGAAAAATGATTGG cAAGGAGGCGCCATTGTGTTGACTGTGAGCCAGACTGGGTCTCTCTTTAAGCCCCGGAAAGCCTATCTGCCCCAGGAGTTGCTGGGAAAG GAAGGATTTGACGCCCTGGATCCCTTTATTCCCATCCTGGTTTCCAACTATAACCCAAAGGAATTTGAAAGTTGTATTCACTATTATTTGGAGAACAATTGGCTTCAGCATGAGAAAG CTCAtacagaagaagggaaaaaggagtTGCTGTTCCTAAGTAATAGGAATCCTGGGCAGCTGGAGCGGCTCTGTGCCTACCTCTAA
- the DAP3 gene encoding small ribosomal subunit protein mS29 isoform X1, with protein sequence MSAGIMLKGMTRLISSVHKLDPGRFLHIGTQAPQCLAAHLDNQVAIESPRAISRTSENDPAKHGEQHEGQHYNISFQDLKTVFSHGLPPRFVMQVKTFNEACLMVRRPALELLHYLKNTNFAHPAVRYVFYGEKGTGKTLSLCHSIHFCAKQDWLILHIPDAHLWVKNCRDLLQSTYNKQRFDQPLEASTWLKNFKTANEHFLSQIKVQEKYVWNKRESTEKGSPLGEVVEQGITRVRNATDAVGIVLKELKRQSSLGIFRLLVAVDGVNALWGRTTLKREDKSPIAPEELAFIYNLRKMVKNDWQGGAIVLTVSQTGSLFKPRKAYLPQELLGKEGFDALDPFIPILVSNYNPKEFESCIHYYLENNWLQHEKAHTEEGKKELLFLSNRNPGQLERLCAYL encoded by the exons ATGAG tgcaggGATAATGCTGAAAGGAATGACAAGGCTTATCTCCAGCGTCCATAAG TTGGACCCTGGACGTTTTTTGCACATAGGGACCCAGGCACCCCAATGCCTTGCTGCTCACCTGGATAACCAGGTTGCAATTGAGAGTCCCAGAGCTATTTCCCGCACCAGTGAGAATGATCCG GCCAAGCATGGGGAGCAGCATGAGGGTCAGCACTACAACATATCCTTCCAAGATCTGAAGACTGTATTCTCCCATGGCCTGCCTCCTCGCTTTGTAATGCAG GTGAAGACATTCAATGAAGCTTGCCTGATGGTAAGGAGACCAGCCCTAGAGCTTCTGCATTACCTGAAAAACACCAATTTTGCTCATCCAGCTGTACGATACGTTTTCT ATGGCGAGAAGGGAACAGGAAAAACCCTCAGTCTTTGCCATAGTATTCATTTCTGTGCAAAACAGGATTGGCTGATACTGCATATTCCAGATG CTCATCTTTGGGTGAAAAACTGCCGGGATCTTCTGCAGTCCACCTACAACAAACAGCGCTTTGATCAACCTTTAGAGGCTTCAACCTGGCTGAAGAATTTCAAAACTGCAAATGAGCATTTCTTGAGTCAG ataaaagTTCAAGAGAAGTATGTCTGGAATAAGCGAGAAAGCACTGAGAAAGGCAGTCCCCTGGGAGAAGTAGTTGAACAG GGCATAACGCGGGTGAGGAATGCCACAGATGCAGTTGGGATTGTGCTCAAAGAGCTAAAGAGGCAAAGTTCTTTGGGTATTTTTCGCCTCCTGGTGGCAGTGGATGGAGTCAATGCTCTCTGGGGAAGGACCACActgaaaagagaagataaaagcCCG ATTGCCCCAGAAGAACTAGCATTTATTTACAACCTGAGGAAAATGGTGAAAAATGATTGG cAAGGAGGCGCCATTGTGTTGACTGTGAGCCAGACTGGGTCTCTCTTTAAGCCCCGGAAAGCCTATCTGCCCCAGGAGTTGCTGGGAAAG GAAGGATTTGACGCCCTGGATCCCTTTATTCCCATCCTGGTTTCCAACTATAACCCAAAGGAATTTGAAAGTTGTATTCACTATTATTTGGAGAACAATTGGCTTCAGCATGAGAAAG CTCAtacagaagaagggaaaaaggagtTGCTGTTCCTAAGTAATAGGAATCCTGGGCAGCTGGAGCGGCTCTGTGCCTACCTCTAA
- the DAP3 gene encoding small ribosomal subunit protein mS29 isoform X2 — translation MLKGMTRLISSVHKLDPGRFLHIGTQAPQCLAAHLDNQVAIESPRAISRTSENDPAKHGEQHEGQHYNISFQDLKTVFSHGLPPRFVMQVKTFNEACLMVRRPALELLHYLKNTNFAHPAVRYVFYGEKGTGKTLSLCHSIHFCAKQDWLILHIPDAHLWVKNCRDLLQSTYNKQRFDQPLEASTWLKNFKTANEHFLSQIKVQEKYVWNKRESTEKGSPLGEVVEQGITRVRNATDAVGIVLKELKRQSSLGIFRLLVAVDGVNALWGRTTLKREDKSPIAPEELAFIYNLRKMVKNDWQGGAIVLTVSQTGSLFKPRKAYLPQELLGKEGFDALDPFIPILVSNYNPKEFESCIHYYLENNWLQHEKAHTEEGKKELLFLSNRNPGQLERLCAYL, via the exons ATGCTGAAAGGAATGACAAGGCTTATCTCCAGCGTCCATAAG TTGGACCCTGGACGTTTTTTGCACATAGGGACCCAGGCACCCCAATGCCTTGCTGCTCACCTGGATAACCAGGTTGCAATTGAGAGTCCCAGAGCTATTTCCCGCACCAGTGAGAATGATCCG GCCAAGCATGGGGAGCAGCATGAGGGTCAGCACTACAACATATCCTTCCAAGATCTGAAGACTGTATTCTCCCATGGCCTGCCTCCTCGCTTTGTAATGCAG GTGAAGACATTCAATGAAGCTTGCCTGATGGTAAGGAGACCAGCCCTAGAGCTTCTGCATTACCTGAAAAACACCAATTTTGCTCATCCAGCTGTACGATACGTTTTCT ATGGCGAGAAGGGAACAGGAAAAACCCTCAGTCTTTGCCATAGTATTCATTTCTGTGCAAAACAGGATTGGCTGATACTGCATATTCCAGATG CTCATCTTTGGGTGAAAAACTGCCGGGATCTTCTGCAGTCCACCTACAACAAACAGCGCTTTGATCAACCTTTAGAGGCTTCAACCTGGCTGAAGAATTTCAAAACTGCAAATGAGCATTTCTTGAGTCAG ataaaagTTCAAGAGAAGTATGTCTGGAATAAGCGAGAAAGCACTGAGAAAGGCAGTCCCCTGGGAGAAGTAGTTGAACAG GGCATAACGCGGGTGAGGAATGCCACAGATGCAGTTGGGATTGTGCTCAAAGAGCTAAAGAGGCAAAGTTCTTTGGGTATTTTTCGCCTCCTGGTGGCAGTGGATGGAGTCAATGCTCTCTGGGGAAGGACCACActgaaaagagaagataaaagcCCG ATTGCCCCAGAAGAACTAGCATTTATTTACAACCTGAGGAAAATGGTGAAAAATGATTGG cAAGGAGGCGCCATTGTGTTGACTGTGAGCCAGACTGGGTCTCTCTTTAAGCCCCGGAAAGCCTATCTGCCCCAGGAGTTGCTGGGAAAG GAAGGATTTGACGCCCTGGATCCCTTTATTCCCATCCTGGTTTCCAACTATAACCCAAAGGAATTTGAAAGTTGTATTCACTATTATTTGGAGAACAATTGGCTTCAGCATGAGAAAG CTCAtacagaagaagggaaaaaggagtTGCTGTTCCTAAGTAATAGGAATCCTGGGCAGCTGGAGCGGCTCTGTGCCTACCTCTAA